In Camelina sativa cultivar DH55 chromosome 17, Cs, whole genome shotgun sequence, the genomic stretch ACAGTCAAATGTGCATTTTGTTCTTAATTGATTtcaataaaaaatcataaatttggGGGGGGGGGNNNNNNNNNNNNNNNNNNNNNNNNATTTTGATCTCTATgtattctttatttttggtaCAATTCAGATTATAGCTTTGCAATTATTTTGTGTGTTAATTGAATGTACGATTAGGAAATCACgtatgttcattttttttttggagggcatgattttgttctttaaaGCCTCCTTGAGTGAAATGGAAACAGAAGTTGGTTATTCTTTGATATAATTCAAAGTACACAAGACGGTATATGTTAAGATCAAACAAGAAAACTTTGTATGGAAGTTGTGACACTGTTGTTTGACTGAGATCTCCTTAAAGATAAAAGTTGTTGCTACTGTAGAGATAGAATTGAGGATTTCGTCTTGATTTATGGTGGGAATATATTATCCAAGAAGTGATTTTCTAAGTGTTGGTTAGACCATTTTGAGCGGTGGCCTATATCTTTAAGTTGGATGAGAGCgtttattttctttacttagAATTAGAACAACATTATGTGAAGTTAAAATATCTTGCAATAGGTTGTCAAATTCGAAGAGGACTCCtatgctttctttttttaaaaactcttttttttttctttttaattacataatttATCCACATATCATCATCACGTAGATATTATTAACTAGCACTTTACATTAccattttctattaaaaaaaaaaaatcgttgaaaagctatttcaaattttgtgtaTATCTGGACGGTTAGTGATCGTGGAACTTTCTCTATCAAGtatgataaatatatgaaaatgaagCTTACGATTGTGTTGATACTTGATAAGAATACCCCAAATACGAAGTGGTGTTTTCATAAATAAGACTAAAGAgatcgagaaagaaaaaaagataaaggaaaagaaaaagaggtatTATTATTAGTTGAGTTAGGACCAAAAGTGGTTACACACACCAATACGAATCCGTATGCACCACGCGTACGGCTCTTTTCTTCACTAGTTAATGGGGTCCCTCGCTGAGCTTCTTCTATAGTGGAAGATCCCCAAACCCAACATAGAAACTGGAGCCTGATCACACACCTTTTACATTCCATGCTAAATTGCTAATATATTTGGGGCCGAACACAAATATAATTACAATTTGCTGATATCCAAAACAAGATACATTTGATGTTTACTTGTTAGGTAACAATTCTGAAAAAATGGAGACGAATACAATCCACCGTTTCAAGACcacattttaaatttgttgtCACTAATTTGGAAAACATGTTACAAAATAGCGACGGTGAAGGAGTCTATCGTCGCTACTTAAAGTTTATACGACCTTATTAAAGTTTTTAACATCGCAAATTCCCAATGTCGCTACTTGGGACCACCTTTCTTTACAAATTGGCATCAAAGAAAGGAAGTGAAGATTAAAGTCGGTCAATCTTTCTTATGATGGATGTTAGTTAATTTCTAGAATGGTCACAATATTTTAACGTTCCAAACTCATCAGATAACATATTTTGTGTCACTATATAATATACTACAATATACTTTTGAAGATTTACGATAGATTggtcaaaatttaatttaaagcGGACATGTTACAAGAATAAATTATACTCGAAAACTATGGTagctttaaatataaaactccTCGTGGGATGTAACATATTATATGCCTTTGTCACCGTCCTATACTATatatgaaacatatatatgcATTCTGGTTAGAATGTATTCTTTGTTTTCAGACGATTAGGATTGTATTCAATGGTTAAGATTTCACCTAACTAATATCTTTAGCGACTCGATCGAAAACGTGAAAAAGTTAATACTTTTCATATTCAAAAGTaatctttcgtttttttttttcatttcccgGTATTATTCCAAAGATAACGTTTCTCATAACAACAGAGAAACAATATACAAGATCATCACAATCATccatacatataaataataatctttCAGAATAAGCTTCTTATCATAACAATGCCCACCTTAGAACAACAAGAAAGAACCGGCGATGGATGTAACACCAACGACGACGGCAGAGACGCCGAGAGCAGCCGCACCACCTTTGTCGGCAGAATCGTCAGAGCCTGAGGGTCCATTGCTAGCGTAGGAGGAGTCACTTCCTACAGGACCAGCCACTGCAACGTCATCATCACCTGGAGCTGCAGCTGAATCGTCGTCGGTAGTTCCGATTTGGTCATCGGTGACTGGAGGTTCGACGTCATGATCAGTTTTGGAGGCAGCCGGAGCTTTGGAGGGAGACGCTGAAGGAGATGGAGAGGAGGCAGCTGCTGCTAGCCCAAGGATGGCCATGAAGACGAGGGCGACCACGACGATAACGTTTTGGCGACccattcttctctcttctccttcttacgTAGatctttgttaatttattttagggtttgaggtttagaGATTGTGATGATTGGGGATGAAATGAGTTTGATGTGCATATATAGTTGTCTTTTTGTGattaagacaaaaaagaaaatagaaaacgtTTGAACTACGAAGGAGGATTACCGTACAAATCTAATTTAGATCTACTGGAGTACCTAAAAATGGATTTGCGCagatatagattttttttggtggtgACATGGAAATGAATCAGATGTCTTCAGAAAAGAGCCGAAACAAaacattctctcttcttctttattaacATGAATATGAAACTATTCATTTGATGTTATCATATTTTACAAAGATGTAAGAGCACGAAGATTTTTTTATCggatattttcatttttcccaTCTGGTTTTAGTCTCCTTTTAGGCACATAATCACCACGCTACAATAAAGCCACTAATGTTAGAATCATCCCACATCGGAATAATTAATATTTCTGgagcaatatatatagtgtgagTCAATCCTCCTCTCTTGAGCTAGCTTTTGGGAGTAAGTTAGGTCCATTAGTAATATGAAATATCAGAATCTAGGTTCAAACTTTTGGATTGTGGGCTGTGAGGGGGGAGGGGGGGGATGTTAGAATAATCCAACATCGGAAGAATTGATATTGCTTTTTTTGAGCTAGTTTTGGGAGTGAGCTAGACCCATTACTAATAACTAATCTTCTAGGTTTTTTTGAAGGAAACATGTGTAACGGATAATGTAGACCATAcaagattttagttttatttgaacTATTTTTTCTGCATATCTGAATTAGAACTCATACacaatttaagaaatatatttagCAACATAGCGTGGGtgtaacctttttaaaaaactgaagtttttttttaaaatttccaaatacaATGTATATTGATAACCATACTAGCTAGCTAGTGCTAACAGCAGTTTGGTTTTTAAGTATTACTACTGTTTTCGTAGTAACATAAACATGTGAAGTTGCTCAATATACGTACTTGTATCATATGGGCTTTTAAGCCATAAGCCCAAAAATATTGTTAGGCCCTTGAAACAATTTCGATTTACGATTCTGCCATCAACAGCGAGTTAGGGTTTTACACTCTTAACCATTTGCCTCTCAAATCTTCCAGagacactcttcttcttcgtttttttttcccatttcaacttttttttttctctctctctctctctctctctggagtaagggaaaaagaaacaagatcTATAGTTCGATCGGATCAAGGGAAGCACCGAAAAATGGCGCTGGCGTTCGATGAGTTCGGGCGTCCGTTCATTATACTGAGGGAACAAGATCAGAAGACTCGTCTTAGAGGCATCGATGCTCAGAAAGCCAATATTGCCGCTGGTAAAGCCGTGGCTCGGATCCTTCGTTCCTCTCTTGGACCTAAAGGAATGGACAAGATGCTTCAAGGACCTGACGGAGACATCACTATCAGTTcgtttctcccttttttttagatttcttcaTATCTgctttttggatttgtttagtttCGTTCTTCTATGCTTGAAATAGAGTTTACTACTGTCGTTGCAGTAGTTTGATAAAAATGGATCCATCTAGGTTTTTGAAAATCGATTCGCTATGTCTGTGAGCTTGCTTAGCTTCGGCTTGTTTCATTCTGAGGTTGAACGAAATTGCTAATGAATCTCACAGTTCGAAGCATT encodes the following:
- the LOC104757013 gene encoding anther-specific protein BCP1, which codes for MGRQNVIVVVALVFMAILGLAAAASSPSPSASPSKAPAASKTDHDVEPPVTDDQIGTTDDDSAAAPGDDDVAVAGPVGSDSSYASNGPSGSDDSADKGGAAALGVSAVVVGVTSIAGSFLLF